A single window of Acinetobacter wuhouensis DNA harbors:
- a CDS encoding MFS transporter, producing MAMSSNLDTKKATKISLFNFSSAAMRAFHMSWLAFFVCFFAWFACAPLMPVIAGEFHLTKDQIANINIAAVAITILVRLIVGPLCDKYGPRKTYTALLIIGSIPVFGVASANSYESFLFFRLLIGAIGASFVITQYHTSIMFAPNVVGTANATTAGWGNAGGGATQALMPLMLSALVMFGVEQTMGWRIALIVPGVLMLIVGAMYWKFTQDCPQGDFKELRTQGIQVGSDKKGGIAILKHAAKNYRVWILFGAYAACFGIEIFIHNIVAMYYVDHFHFGLKEAGMAAGIFGLLALFARALGGIVSDKVATQKGLDGRTKVLFAMILMEGLFLIVFSQMNTAILAILAMTVFALFTHMACGATYALVPFIDRDALGGVAGIIGAGGNVGAVAAGFLLKGMLDIQTTLMVLGGLVVIAASCVLMIRFSVEHKEKEQKLFEEALLERSRMEQASATMKQNSAA from the coding sequence ATGGCGATGTCTTCAAATTTAGATACGAAAAAAGCCACAAAAATCAGTCTTTTTAATTTCAGCAGTGCAGCCATGCGTGCTTTCCACATGAGTTGGCTCGCATTTTTTGTCTGTTTCTTTGCATGGTTTGCCTGTGCACCTCTGATGCCTGTAATCGCAGGTGAATTTCACCTTACGAAAGATCAAATCGCCAATATTAATATTGCTGCCGTTGCGATCACGATTCTTGTACGTCTGATTGTTGGCCCACTCTGTGATAAATACGGCCCACGTAAAACCTATACCGCATTACTGATCATCGGCAGTATCCCTGTTTTTGGTGTGGCTTCAGCAAATAGCTATGAATCCTTTTTGTTCTTTCGCTTATTGATCGGTGCGATTGGCGCAAGCTTTGTCATCACGCAATACCATACAAGCATTATGTTTGCACCAAATGTAGTCGGGACTGCCAATGCCACCACAGCAGGTTGGGGCAATGCGGGTGGTGGTGCTACACAAGCGTTAATGCCTTTGATGCTCAGTGCATTGGTGATGTTCGGTGTAGAGCAAACGATGGGTTGGAGAATTGCACTGATCGTTCCCGGTGTATTGATGCTGATTGTTGGAGCGATGTATTGGAAATTTACCCAAGACTGTCCACAAGGTGATTTTAAAGAACTACGTACGCAAGGCATCCAAGTGGGAAGCGATAAAAAAGGTGGGATTGCCATTCTCAAACATGCAGCAAAAAATTACCGTGTTTGGATTTTATTTGGTGCGTATGCAGCTTGTTTTGGCATCGAAATCTTTATTCATAACATTGTCGCAATGTATTACGTAGATCATTTCCACTTTGGCTTAAAAGAAGCAGGGATGGCAGCAGGCATTTTCGGTTTATTGGCACTGTTTGCTCGAGCTTTGGGTGGCATTGTTTCTGACAAAGTTGCGACTCAAAAAGGTTTAGATGGTCGCACCAAAGTGTTATTCGCAATGATCTTGATGGAAGGTTTATTCCTGATTGTATTCTCACAAATGAATACAGCAATCCTTGCGATTCTTGCCATGACAGTATTCGCACTCTTTACGCATATGGCATGTGGTGCGACTTATGCGCTCGTTCCATTTATTGACCGTGATGCTTTGGGTGGTGTAGCAGGCATTATTGGTGCAGGAGGAAATGTTGGTGCAGTGGCAGCAGGTTTCCTACTCAAAGGGATGTTAGACATTCAAACGACCTTGATGGTACTCGGTGGTTTAGTGGTAATCGCTGCAAGTTGTGTGCTGATGATTCGCTTCTCAGTGGAACATAAAGAAAAAGAACAAAAATTGTTTGAAGAAGCGCTATTGGAGCGTAGTCGGATGGAACAAGCTTCCGCAACCATGAAACAAAATAGTGCAGCTTAA
- the prfH gene encoding peptide chain release factor H, with the protein MSIVQISAALGPAECELAVKYTLQEMQKEAKNQKIDLEIIESNETKYGYSSILLNVNDDAKNWLNNWLGTIQWTFQSKIRPNHKRKNWFVGVSLMEVPQQLPTDDSIIFQACRASGAGGQHVNTTDSAIHATHVASGISVKVMSERSQHANKRLAKELIALKLQQQLENQQANNKQVQHLQHALIERGNAIRYFKL; encoded by the coding sequence TTGTCTATCGTCCAAATTAGTGCTGCGCTTGGACCCGCAGAATGTGAACTCGCTGTAAAATACACTTTGCAAGAAATGCAAAAAGAAGCAAAAAACCAGAAAATAGATTTAGAAATTATAGAAAGCAATGAAACCAAGTATGGTTATTCTTCTATACTTTTAAATGTGAATGATGATGCAAAAAATTGGCTGAATAATTGGCTCGGTACGATCCAATGGACATTTCAAAGTAAAATTCGACCAAATCATAAACGTAAAAATTGGTTTGTCGGTGTTTCACTCATGGAAGTACCACAACAACTCCCGACTGATGACAGCATTATCTTCCAAGCATGCCGTGCTTCAGGTGCAGGCGGGCAACATGTTAATACCACTGATTCTGCCATTCATGCGACACATGTTGCTTCAGGAATTAGTGTCAAAGTCATGTCTGAACGTAGCCAACATGCCAATAAGCGTCTTGCAAAGGAATTGATTGCTTTGAAGCTCCAACAACAATTGGAAAACCAACAAGCCAATAATAAGCAAGTTCAGCACTTGCAACACGCTTTAATTGAACGAGGTAATGCGATTCGATATTTTAAATTATAA
- a CDS encoding ABC transporter substrate-binding protein, whose protein sequence is MNHLEKTDIQLGYVPLLDCIALLWAQHQGYFAEQGLNVILVKEASWASLRDRLAFGFLDAAHCLSAMLPAAMMGSDHIGIPLQTPLVLSVNRAFISISQKLCFDLNISTQDSPKQSAEKIAQAIQQQQTIHLAHVFKHSIHHYCLREWLALADQHIAQSAKLLTFPPPYMVESIAKHTIDGFCVGEPWNIQAEIQGYSHVIAESKAIIPEVADKVLAVTQDWAIQYPATLNALCTAIMRAQQDLQQMSTIDSAININEVWKILVDYNIIRFDCSESVHVPEFHKIQHIIQHFVPQEVTPKASDFEWMIGQMQKWEHVNLDHQNIAEIAQRCIVK, encoded by the coding sequence ATGAATCATTTAGAAAAAACAGATATTCAGTTGGGCTATGTCCCACTTTTGGACTGTATTGCACTGTTATGGGCACAGCATCAGGGTTATTTTGCTGAACAGGGCTTAAATGTGATTTTGGTCAAGGAAGCCTCTTGGGCAAGTTTGCGTGATCGTTTGGCTTTTGGTTTTTTGGATGCAGCGCATTGTTTATCGGCAATGCTGCCAGCAGCCATGATGGGTTCAGATCACATTGGCATTCCCTTGCAAACGCCGTTGGTATTAAGTGTCAATCGTGCATTTATCAGTATCAGTCAAAAATTATGCTTTGATTTAAATATTTCAACACAAGATAGCCCAAAACAATCTGCTGAAAAAATTGCACAGGCAATACAACAACAGCAAACTATTCATCTTGCACATGTTTTTAAACATTCAATTCATCATTATTGTTTAAGAGAATGGTTGGCTTTGGCAGATCAACACATTGCACAGTCAGCAAAATTACTGACTTTTCCACCGCCTTATATGGTTGAAAGCATTGCCAAACATACGATTGATGGTTTTTGTGTTGGAGAGCCTTGGAATATTCAGGCTGAAATTCAAGGTTACAGTCATGTCATTGCTGAAAGTAAAGCGATTATTCCAGAAGTTGCTGATAAAGTTTTAGCGGTCACACAAGATTGGGCAATACAATATCCTGCAACGCTCAATGCACTTTGCACAGCGATCATGAGGGCACAACAGGATTTGCAACAGATGTCTACAATTGATTCTGCGATTAATATTAATGAAGTGTGGAAAATACTCGTTGACTATAACATTATTCGTTTTGATTGTTCTGAGTCAGTTCATGTGCCTGAATTTCATAAAATTCAACATATTATTCAGCATTTTGTACCGCAGGAGGTTACACCCAAAGCCTCAGATTTTGAATGGATGATAGGACAAATGCAGAAATGGGAGCATGTAAATCTTGATCATCAAAACATTGCTGAGATTGCACAACGATGTATTGTAAAATAA
- the cgtA gene encoding Obg family GTPase CgtA: protein MRFVDEAVITVEAGDGGNGVASFRREKFVPFGGPDGGDGGRGGSVYIQADDNTSTLVDYRYTRKFRAERGKNGAGANCAGRGGESVTLYVPVGTTIVDTESGDIIGDLIENGQKVLVAGGGDGGLGNTHFKSSTNRSPRKCTHGFKGEFREIRLELKVLADVGLLGMPNAGKSTFIRAVSAAKPKVADYPFTTMVPNLGVVDADRHRSFVMADIPGLIEGAAEGAGLGIRFLKHLARTRILLHIVDVQPIDGSDPAYNAKAILEELKKFSPTLAKLPVVLVLNKLDQLPESEREEWCNHILEELQWDGPVFKTSGLMSEGTKEVVYYLMDQIEQQRELEAEDPEYAAKVKAFRDQLEAETREQTIAAKEAYREMRRQQRLAGLLADDDEDDDGDDGEMEVYYVR, encoded by the coding sequence ATGCGCTTTGTTGATGAAGCAGTCATTACCGTAGAGGCTGGCGACGGTGGCAATGGCGTAGCCAGTTTTCGCCGTGAAAAATTCGTACCATTTGGTGGTCCAGATGGTGGTGATGGTGGTCGTGGTGGTAGCGTATATATTCAAGCTGACGACAATACCAGTACCTTAGTAGATTACCGTTATACCCGTAAATTTCGCGCTGAACGTGGTAAAAATGGTGCTGGCGCAAACTGTGCTGGACGTGGTGGTGAATCCGTTACTCTATATGTTCCAGTCGGAACGACAATTGTAGATACCGAGTCTGGCGATATTATTGGTGACTTAATTGAAAATGGTCAAAAGGTACTTGTTGCAGGCGGTGGTGATGGTGGTTTAGGAAATACCCATTTCAAATCATCAACTAACCGTTCACCGCGTAAGTGTACTCACGGTTTTAAAGGTGAATTCCGTGAAATTCGTTTAGAACTTAAGGTTCTTGCGGATGTAGGCTTATTGGGTATGCCAAATGCGGGTAAATCAACATTTATCCGTGCGGTATCGGCTGCAAAACCAAAAGTTGCAGATTATCCATTTACCACCATGGTTCCTAACCTTGGTGTGGTCGATGCTGACCGTCATCGTTCATTCGTGATGGCAGATATTCCTGGTTTGATCGAAGGTGCAGCGGAAGGTGCAGGTTTAGGGATTCGTTTCCTTAAGCATTTGGCACGTACACGTATTCTCCTACATATTGTCGATGTACAACCGATTGATGGTTCAGATCCTGCATATAATGCGAAAGCAATTTTGGAAGAATTGAAAAAGTTCTCACCAACTTTGGCAAAATTACCTGTAGTACTTGTACTCAACAAATTGGATCAATTGCCTGAGTCTGAACGTGAAGAATGGTGCAACCATATTCTTGAAGAATTACAATGGGATGGTCCAGTATTTAAAACTTCAGGCTTAATGTCTGAGGGTACAAAAGAAGTTGTGTATTACCTCATGGATCAAATCGAGCAACAACGTGAGTTGGAAGCAGAAGATCCAGAGTATGCTGCAAAAGTGAAAGCATTCCGTGATCAGCTTGAAGCTGAAACACGTGAACAAACAATTGCCGCAAAAGAAGCTTATCGTGAAATGCGTCGTCAACAACGTCTGGCTGGTCTATTGGCAGATGATGATGAGGACGATGATGGTGACGATGGCGAAATGGAAGTGTATTACGTACGTTAA
- a CDS encoding HAD-IB family hydrolase has protein sequence MHATSKTYKNLALFDFDGTLCKKDSFTGFIFYALSKRHIVKQGIKILPWIQAYYLNIYPAHAMRIKLFKSMFKNANAAEILDLVEDYCSRLIEQLDQSLYQRLIDHQNQGDDVVLVSASVDIYLEVMCQILKIDLICTETEIINGIFTGDYSTPDCSSEQKRIRILEKYELDQYENIYAYGNSIEDNEMLSLADFKYMVGEDQNLPRLNSARKLA, from the coding sequence ATGCATGCAACGAGCAAAACGTATAAAAACCTAGCCTTATTTGATTTTGATGGTACCTTGTGTAAAAAAGACAGTTTCACAGGGTTCATCTTTTACGCTTTGTCAAAACGCCATATCGTTAAACAGGGTATTAAAATACTGCCGTGGATTCAGGCGTATTATTTAAATATCTACCCTGCTCATGCGATGCGAATTAAATTATTTAAATCCATGTTTAAAAATGCAAATGCCGCTGAAATTTTAGATCTTGTAGAAGATTATTGCTCTCGCTTAATCGAACAACTCGATCAATCACTATATCAACGACTGATCGACCATCAGAATCAAGGTGATGATGTCGTTTTGGTTTCAGCTTCAGTCGATATTTATCTTGAAGTGATGTGTCAAATTTTAAAAATCGACCTGATTTGTACTGAAACAGAAATCATTAATGGTATTTTTACAGGTGACTATTCCACGCCAGACTGTAGCTCTGAACAAAAACGCATCCGTATTTTAGAAAAATATGAGCTTGATCAATATGAAAATATTTATGCTTATGGTAATAGCATAGAAGACAATGAAATGCTGAGCCTAGCTGATTTTAAATATATGGTAGGAGAAGATCAGAATTTACCAAGATTAAATAGTGCTCGAAAATTAGCTTAA
- a CDS encoding ANTAR domain-containing response regulator, giving the protein MPKLKIALIDDDSERAEFIKKTLIEHQFDVVACLITDQLNIFYLQQIQADVILLDMDHPQRDVIESCVSQFDLPTVLFTKNSHQDTIKNAIDAGVTAYIVDGIDPNKLDSILQISIQQYKKHKKLEADLKDTKTKLADRKDIEKAKVLLMKLHQLNEEQSFQLLRKNAMSHRMTIGEMARRLIDAQALLQGQIKDAE; this is encoded by the coding sequence ATGCCAAAACTTAAAATAGCCTTGATTGATGATGATTCTGAACGCGCAGAATTCATCAAAAAAACATTGATCGAACATCAGTTTGATGTGGTTGCCTGTCTGATCACGGACCAACTAAATATTTTTTATTTACAACAAATACAAGCAGATGTGATTTTATTGGACATGGATCACCCGCAACGGGATGTCATCGAAAGTTGTGTCAGTCAGTTTGATTTACCGACCGTTCTTTTTACCAAAAACAGTCATCAAGACACCATTAAAAATGCCATAGATGCAGGGGTCACGGCGTATATAGTCGATGGGATTGATCCAAACAAACTCGATAGTATTTTGCAGATTTCCATTCAACAATATAAAAAGCATAAAAAGCTTGAAGCTGATTTAAAAGATACCAAAACCAAACTCGCTGACCGTAAAGACATTGAAAAAGCAAAAGTTTTACTCATGAAATTACATCAGCTTAATGAAGAACAATCCTTTCAGTTGCTACGAAAAAATGCCATGAGCCATCGTATGACCATTGGTGAAATGGCACGCAGACTTATTGATGCGCAAGCACTGCTACAAGGTCAAATAAAGGATGCAGAATGA
- a CDS encoding dicarboxylate/amino acid:cation symporter produces the protein MAKKPLYKSLYFQVIIAIILGVIVGHYFPTTTHLINGVEKTVPGLGEQLKPLGDAFIKLIKMIIAPVIFCTVVSGIAGMESMKSVGKTGGIALLYFEIVSTIALIIGLVVINVAKPGVGMNIDPATLDTSGISKYVESGAAQSTVEFFLHIIPNTVVGAFAEGEILQVLLFALLFGFALHKLGDAGKPVLKFIDQIAHVFFNIVNMIMKLAPIGAFGAMAFTIGKYGIGSLAQLGQLIVCFYITCLLFIFIILGTISRICGFSILKMIRMIREELLIVLGTSSSESVLPRMLKKLEIAGCEKSVVGLVIPTGYSFNLDGTSIYLTMAAIFIAQATNTHLDIWHEITLLAVLLISSKGAAGVTGSGFIVMAATLSAVGHIPVAGLALILGIDRFMSEARALTNLVGNSLATIVVAKWVGKLDTAKLNEALNNPEEVDRKMLEESKEAHA, from the coding sequence ATGGCTAAGAAACCTCTATATAAGTCACTTTATTTTCAAGTGATTATTGCCATTATTTTAGGTGTAATCGTGGGACATTATTTCCCAACGACCACGCACTTAATCAATGGTGTTGAGAAAACTGTTCCTGGTTTAGGTGAGCAACTTAAACCCTTAGGTGATGCTTTTATTAAGCTCATCAAAATGATTATTGCTCCTGTGATTTTCTGTACTGTTGTCAGTGGTATTGCTGGTATGGAAAGCATGAAATCAGTCGGTAAAACGGGTGGTATTGCGCTTTTATATTTTGAAATTGTGTCAACAATTGCACTGATTATCGGTTTGGTGGTAATCAATGTTGCTAAACCTGGTGTGGGAATGAATATTGATCCTGCGACTTTGGATACATCTGGTATTTCAAAGTATGTAGAATCAGGTGCTGCGCAATCGACAGTTGAATTCTTCTTACATATTATTCCAAATACAGTCGTTGGAGCTTTTGCAGAAGGTGAAATTCTGCAAGTGCTTTTATTTGCATTGTTATTTGGTTTTGCATTACACAAGTTAGGTGATGCTGGTAAGCCTGTATTGAAGTTTATTGATCAGATTGCACATGTATTCTTTAACATTGTAAATATGATCATGAAACTTGCGCCAATCGGTGCGTTTGGTGCAATGGCATTTACCATTGGTAAATATGGTATCGGCAGTCTTGCTCAACTTGGACAATTGATTGTTTGTTTCTATATTACCTGTTTGCTATTCATTTTCATCATTCTAGGTACGATCAGCCGTATCTGTGGTTTCAGTATTTTAAAAATGATCCGCATGATTCGTGAAGAGTTATTGATTGTATTGGGGACTTCTTCTTCAGAATCTGTGTTACCACGTATGTTGAAAAAGCTTGAAATTGCAGGTTGTGAAAAGTCTGTGGTTGGTCTAGTCATTCCGACCGGTTATTCATTTAACCTTGATGGTACATCTATTTATTTAACGATGGCTGCGATCTTTATTGCGCAAGCAACCAATACACATTTAGATATTTGGCATGAAATTACATTGCTAGCAGTGTTATTGATTTCTTCTAAAGGTGCTGCGGGTGTAACAGGTTCTGGCTTTATTGTGATGGCTGCGACTTTGTCAGCAGTAGGTCATATTCCAGTTGCAGGTTTGGCGTTGATTCTGGGTATTGACCGTTTCATGTCTGAAGCGCGCGCATTAACGAATTTGGTGGGGAACTCATTGGCAACGATTGTTGTTGCAAAATGGGTAGGCAAATTGGATACAGCTAAACTGAATGAAGCGTTGAACAATCCTGAAGAAGTGGATCGTAAAATGCTTGAAGAATCAAAAGAAGCACATGCTTAA
- a CDS encoding DUF1615 family protein, with translation MKKIGQQKNLLRSLCLVSLAIGLTACGNGSWWSHDDEPTLESDQIRKLIPSRVNDRKSWAQDIFDISEELKIPKTKENICSIIAVVDQESNFIANPNVPGLGAKAVKEVSSRLQEKFEAKLGTTIGGPIAGYFQDVLKNQPTPEDNYLKQMSRVKNEKELDVLYREIFDYMTKHYHISALTGAAKFVGQDFAEKLNPITTLGSMQVHINYAKDHKRTSMSTNELRDDLYTEFGGLYYGIHRLMMYPAKYDKPIYRFADYNSGMYSSRNAAFQKMIEKVSDIDLDLDGDLLSYDKNGDPRPAMTTTEKALTTLFSKNNVLVTPRQLRNDLKQEKEDSFEKTQTYIAVSKLYQSKTGKEPIYAIMPEVVISGPKLSRDYNTNWYASRVNGRYETCMQRAKRIKT, from the coding sequence ATGAAAAAAATTGGTCAACAAAAAAACCTTCTCCGTTCACTCTGTTTAGTGTCACTTGCTATAGGTTTAACTGCTTGTGGTAATGGTTCTTGGTGGTCACATGATGATGAACCGACTTTAGAAAGTGATCAAATTCGTAAGCTTATCCCTAGTCGTGTCAATGATCGTAAATCATGGGCACAAGATATTTTTGATATATCTGAAGAATTAAAAATTCCAAAAACTAAAGAAAATATTTGTTCAATTATCGCGGTAGTAGATCAGGAATCTAACTTTATTGCCAATCCCAATGTCCCAGGATTAGGGGCGAAAGCAGTAAAAGAAGTAAGCTCACGTCTGCAAGAAAAATTTGAAGCGAAATTAGGAACAACCATCGGTGGTCCAATTGCAGGTTATTTTCAGGATGTGTTAAAAAACCAACCCACACCTGAAGACAACTACTTAAAGCAAATGAGTCGAGTAAAAAATGAGAAAGAGCTTGACGTTCTTTATCGTGAAATATTTGACTATATGACTAAACATTATCATATCAGTGCATTAACTGGTGCTGCCAAATTTGTTGGTCAAGATTTTGCTGAAAAATTAAACCCGATTACCACTTTAGGTTCGATGCAAGTACACATCAATTACGCCAAAGATCATAAGCGTACTAGTATGAGTACCAATGAATTACGTGATGACTTATATACTGAGTTTGGTGGACTTTACTATGGTATCCATCGTTTGATGATGTATCCAGCAAAGTATGATAAGCCAATTTATCGTTTTGCTGATTATAATTCAGGGATGTACTCAAGTCGTAATGCTGCTTTCCAGAAAATGATCGAGAAAGTATCTGATATCGATTTAGATCTTGATGGTGACCTCTTATCTTATGATAAAAATGGTGACCCACGCCCTGCGATGACCACAACTGAAAAGGCGCTCACTACTTTATTTTCAAAAAATAATGTATTGGTCACACCTCGTCAGCTACGCAATGATTTAAAACAAGAAAAAGAAGACAGTTTCGAAAAAACACAAACATATATCGCGGTGTCTAAGCTCTATCAATCCAAAACAGGTAAAGAGCCAATCTATGCTATTATGCCTGAAGTGGTGATTTCTGGCCCTAAATTAAGTCGCGATTATAATACAAACTGGTATGCAAGCCGCGTAAACGGACGATATGAAACATGCATGCAACGAGCAAAACGTATAAAAACCTAG
- the proB gene encoding glutamate 5-kinase, giving the protein MIEVVDGQRQLKALKRIVVKIGSSLLTANGQGLDLDAISHWAKQIADLHNAGHEIILVSSGAVAEGMVRMKLENRPTDLPSLQACAAIGQMGLIQTWSSVLENHAIQTAQVLLTHDDLADRRRYLNSCDALQNLIDWRVIPVINENDTVSTDEIRFGDNDTLAAMVAGQVHADLLIILTDQQGMFDSDPRSNPNAKLFDTVRAMDESLFDMAGGGGKFGRGGMLTKVRAARLAAKSGCPTLIASGESDNVLARLMAGELLGTLFITDDDRVTAHQQWLAAHLQTAGRLVIDDGAVKAIKENHRSLLPVGVKAVEGHFERGDVVECVDTQGHRVAVGRVNFSSRSAEIVKGLASDKVHQVLGEARSLEMIHRNHMSIY; this is encoded by the coding sequence ATGATAGAAGTGGTAGATGGGCAACGTCAGCTCAAGGCTTTAAAACGTATCGTTGTTAAAATCGGATCATCTTTACTCACAGCAAATGGGCAAGGTTTAGATTTGGATGCAATTTCGCACTGGGCGAAACAAATTGCAGATCTACACAATGCAGGGCATGAGATTATTCTCGTGTCTTCAGGCGCTGTGGCTGAAGGTATGGTTCGTATGAAGCTTGAGAATCGACCCACCGATCTACCCAGTCTACAAGCTTGTGCTGCCATTGGGCAAATGGGCTTGATTCAAACTTGGTCTAGTGTTTTAGAAAATCATGCCATTCAAACTGCACAAGTTTTATTAACCCATGATGATTTAGCAGATCGTCGTCGTTATTTAAATTCTTGTGACGCATTGCAAAATTTGATTGATTGGCGGGTGATCCCTGTGATCAATGAAAATGACACAGTCTCTACCGATGAAATTCGTTTTGGTGATAATGACACGCTTGCTGCGATGGTTGCAGGTCAGGTGCATGCCGACTTATTGATTATTCTTACAGATCAACAAGGTATGTTTGATTCAGACCCTCGTTCAAATCCAAATGCCAAATTGTTTGATACGGTTCGTGCAATGGATGAATCGCTGTTTGATATGGCTGGCGGTGGTGGTAAGTTTGGTCGTGGTGGGATGTTGACCAAAGTACGTGCTGCCCGTTTAGCTGCGAAGTCTGGTTGTCCTACACTCATTGCCAGTGGTGAAAGTGATAATGTTCTTGCTCGCTTAATGGCGGGTGAATTACTCGGTACTTTATTCATCACTGATGATGATCGTGTAACTGCACATCAACAATGGTTGGCGGCACACTTACAAACCGCAGGACGTTTGGTAATTGATGATGGTGCTGTGAAAGCGATTAAAGAAAACCACCGTAGTTTATTGCCTGTGGGTGTAAAAGCGGTTGAAGGACATTTCGAGCGTGGTGATGTGGTGGAATGTGTCGATACACAAGGTCATCGTGTTGCTGTTGGGCGAGTTAATTTCAGTTCTCGATCTGCTGAAATCGTCAAAGGTTTAGCCTCTGATAAAGTGCATCAAGTCTTAGGTGAAGCACGTTCTTTGGAAATGATTCACCGCAATCACATGTCTATTTATTAA